Proteins encoded in a region of the Flammeovirga yaeyamensis genome:
- a CDS encoding DUF4153 domain-containing protein — MKSLSIQQLSDGLYKGITRFPLAILSAIQFTFLVIYGIEADIDPGIWYLRGVHGAQLGIPLFIALTFFAESKNYNPIKKIGVKFGGVALLLLYLLTLPETLTFINFSRFVLLTLFAHLLVFIAPSLHKGYELHFWVLAKEIILTFIECVFYAFVIGFGIFVAISAVHFLFDININNKRYPEVMSFCLIFLTTIFFAGRMQGVNSKQNMVFDYPEILKNFTQFILIPLVLLYLIILYIYGGQILMNQDWPKGWVSYLSIGFSVLGIVSIILIYPVRNDENNKWIPLFNKGFLYTLFPIIFLFCAAIWRRISEYGITENRYYLIALGVWLFFISVYTLIKRDHFIKMIPMSLSVVCILSAFGPLSAFNVSKNSQLERLNDYATSNNWLDEDGYWDTSNEKKTPKEDVDQSRSIIKYLIKNHGYASIQPYLKDSIPDTLQGVDNKYAQSRTILQEMKLIQTSDYVKENRLNFYTTHQGVDIKGYSKYFTKEAQYLKRNGDKAISISKADPVINLFIENGATKLGTLIIGDQTYNIPFPDENEMLYKKKDFMMVYKSVNGIKNEEQNTTTLTAVTFTLFIK, encoded by the coding sequence ATGAAATCTCTTTCCATTCAACAACTAAGTGACGGCTTATATAAAGGTATCACAAGATTTCCTTTAGCTATACTGTCCGCCATACAATTTACGTTTTTGGTGATTTATGGAATAGAGGCTGACATCGATCCCGGTATTTGGTATTTACGTGGTGTACATGGAGCACAGTTAGGTATTCCTTTATTTATTGCACTCACCTTCTTTGCAGAATCAAAGAATTACAACCCGATTAAAAAGATTGGGGTAAAGTTTGGAGGAGTAGCACTCTTGTTATTGTATCTGCTTACCCTGCCCGAAACACTCACTTTTATCAATTTCTCCAGATTTGTACTCCTTACCCTCTTTGCTCATTTATTGGTATTTATCGCTCCTTCCTTGCACAAAGGTTACGAGCTTCATTTTTGGGTATTGGCCAAGGAAATCATCCTTACATTTATCGAGTGTGTATTTTATGCCTTCGTGATAGGTTTTGGTATTTTTGTCGCCATATCTGCAGTACATTTTCTCTTTGATATTAATATAAACAATAAGCGATATCCAGAAGTGATGTCGTTTTGCCTCATCTTCCTAACCACTATCTTTTTTGCAGGAAGAATGCAAGGGGTCAATTCCAAACAAAACATGGTATTTGATTACCCTGAAATATTAAAGAATTTCACTCAGTTTATTCTGATTCCTTTGGTGCTGCTCTACCTTATTATTCTTTATATCTATGGTGGGCAGATTCTGATGAATCAAGATTGGCCAAAAGGATGGGTATCGTATCTATCTATTGGATTTTCTGTATTGGGTATTGTTTCTATCATTTTGATTTATCCCGTTAGAAACGACGAAAACAATAAATGGATTCCTCTATTCAATAAAGGCTTTTTATATACACTATTTCCTATCATCTTTTTATTCTGTGCTGCTATTTGGAGAAGAATTTCAGAATACGGTATCACAGAGAATCGGTATTACTTGATTGCTTTAGGTGTTTGGTTGTTCTTTATTTCGGTGTATACTTTAATTAAAAGAGATCATTTCATTAAAATGATTCCAATGTCACTTTCCGTTGTTTGTATTCTATCGGCTTTTGGACCTTTAAGTGCCTTTAATGTAAGTAAGAATAGTCAGTTGGAAAGGTTAAACGACTATGCAACATCAAATAATTGGTTGGATGAGGATGGCTATTGGGATACTTCTAATGAAAAGAAAACACCCAAGGAAGATGTAGATCAAAGCCGTTCTATCATCAAGTATTTGATAAAAAACCATGGTTATGCCTCTATACAGCCTTATTTGAAAGATTCTATTCCTGATACCCTTCAAGGAGTAGATAATAAGTATGCACAAAGTAGAACGATACTACAGGAAATGAAGTTGATTCAAACCAGTGATTATGTAAAAGAAAATCGTTTAAACTTTTATACGACCCACCAAGGCGTTGATATCAAAGGGTATTCAAAATATTTCACAAAAGAGGCACAATACTTAAAAAGAAATGGTGATAAAGCCATTAGTATTTCTAAGGCTGATCCTGTGATCAATTTATTTATTGAAAATGGAGCAACTAAATTGGGTACTCTTATAATTGGCGATCAAACTTACAATATTCCTTTTCCTGATGAAAACGAAATGCTCTATAAAAAGAAGGACTTTATGATGGTCTATAAAAGTGTGAATGGGATAAAAAATGAAGAGCAAAATACAACTACATTAACGGCAGTGACATTCACCTTATTTATAAAATAA
- a CDS encoding transketolase family protein, translating to MKDIQTLSADNIRILAAAMVEKAKSGHPGGAMGGADFIQILYSEFLKFDPKDPSWHARDRFFLDPGHMSAMLYGQLSLLEVFSMDELKAFRQWGSPTSGHPEVDVQRMIENTSGPLGQGHVYAVGSAIAERFLAERFGKVVEHKTYAYISDGGIQEEISQGAGRIAGHLGLNNLIMFYDANDIQLSTTVEEVTTEDTAKKYEAWHWNVVTINGNDPAAIREALQQANEEKERPTLIIGKTVMGKGAIDSEGNSFEGKCSTHGQPLSNSGASFADTIKKLGGNPDEPFKVFDEVQKYYQEVAEKKSEAANQYKALENEWAAEHPELASSLQSFFDRKKNTVDWEGIAQADGVATRAASGKVLGYLAENCENMIVASADLADSDKTEAFLKKTTAFKKNDFSGAFLQAGVSELTMAAISVGMGLHGGVIPVCATFFVFSDYMKPVMRVAALMQTPVIFMWTHDSFRVGEDGPTHQPIEQEAQLRLLEQLNNHHGKKSFLALRPADAFEVTESWKMAVESFDRPVGLIFSRQNIPAITTADVRQQDAAETRKGGYVALSIGTKVDLQLVANGSEVSTLSSVAILLNKDFGLNVKVVSVPSEGLFRDQEVSYQEKVIDPTLPTFGLTAGLPVTLAGLVNINNVHGLDHFGYSAPASALDHEFGFTPETVIEWLKPKLAAEGLLETTTV from the coding sequence ATGAAAGATATACAAACTCTCTCTGCTGATAATATTAGAATATTAGCAGCAGCAATGGTAGAAAAAGCAAAATCAGGTCACCCAGGTGGAGCCATGGGTGGAGCCGATTTTATCCAAATCCTTTACAGCGAATTTTTAAAGTTCGATCCTAAAGATCCATCATGGCATGCAAGAGACCGATTCTTCTTGGATCCAGGTCATATGTCGGCCATGCTTTATGGACAACTTTCGTTGTTGGAGGTGTTCTCAATGGATGAATTAAAAGCATTTAGACAATGGGGAAGTCCTACATCAGGTCACCCAGAGGTAGATGTACAACGCATGATCGAAAATACTTCTGGTCCACTAGGACAAGGTCATGTTTATGCAGTAGGGTCAGCCATTGCAGAAAGATTTTTGGCAGAGCGCTTTGGTAAAGTCGTAGAACACAAAACGTATGCATACATTTCTGATGGAGGCATCCAAGAAGAAATTTCTCAGGGTGCGGGTCGTATTGCTGGTCACTTAGGACTGAATAACTTAATTATGTTCTATGATGCCAACGATATTCAGTTATCAACCACTGTAGAAGAAGTAACTACAGAAGATACAGCTAAAAAATACGAGGCTTGGCACTGGAATGTGGTGACAATTAATGGTAACGATCCAGCGGCTATTCGTGAAGCTTTACAGCAAGCCAATGAGGAAAAAGAGCGTCCAACACTAATTATTGGTAAAACAGTAATGGGTAAAGGAGCAATTGATAGTGAGGGTAACAGTTTCGAAGGAAAATGTTCTACTCACGGTCAGCCACTTTCTAACTCTGGAGCAAGCTTCGCGGATACCATCAAAAAGTTAGGTGGAAATCCTGATGAGCCATTTAAGGTATTTGATGAAGTACAAAAGTATTATCAAGAAGTTGCTGAGAAGAAATCTGAAGCAGCAAATCAATATAAAGCATTAGAAAATGAGTGGGCGGCTGAACATCCTGAGTTAGCTTCATCACTTCAATCATTCTTTGATAGAAAGAAAAATACAGTCGATTGGGAAGGTATTGCTCAAGCTGACGGTGTGGCAACAAGAGCTGCATCTGGAAAAGTATTGGGCTATCTAGCAGAAAACTGTGAGAACATGATTGTGGCATCAGCCGATCTTGCAGATTCTGACAAAACAGAAGCTTTCCTTAAAAAGACTACCGCATTTAAAAAGAACGATTTTTCTGGAGCATTTTTACAGGCAGGTGTGTCTGAGTTAACCATGGCGGCGATATCAGTAGGTATGGGTTTACACGGTGGTGTAATTCCAGTATGTGCAACGTTCTTTGTATTCTCAGATTACATGAAGCCAGTGATGAGAGTGGCAGCATTAATGCAAACACCTGTCATCTTTATGTGGACCCACGACTCGTTCAGAGTAGGAGAAGATGGACCAACGCATCAACCTATTGAGCAAGAAGCACAATTAAGATTATTGGAGCAGTTAAATAATCACCATGGGAAGAAGAGCTTCTTGGCTTTACGCCCTGCAGATGCTTTTGAGGTGACTGAATCTTGGAAAATGGCGGTAGAGAGTTTCGATCGTCCTGTAGGTTTGATCTTCTCTAGACAAAATATTCCAGCCATTACGACAGCCGATGTTCGTCAGCAAGATGCTGCTGAGACAAGAAAAGGTGGTTATGTTGCATTGTCAATAGGAACAAAGGTAGATCTTCAATTGGTAGCCAATGGCTCGGAGGTATCTACTTTATCTTCGGTAGCTATTTTATTAAATAAGGACTTTGGCTTGAATGTTAAAGTAGTTTCTGTACCATCTGAAGGATTATTCAGAGATCAAGAGGTTTCTTATCAAGAAAAAGTAATTGATCCTACTTTACCAACATTTGGTCTAACGGCAGGTCTTCCAGTAACATTGGCAGGCTTGGTGAACATCAACAATGTGCATGGTTTAGATCACTTTGGATATTCAGCACCGGCTTCGGCCTTGGATCATGAGTTTGGTTTCACTCCAGAAACAGTGATCGAATGGTTAAAACCAAAGTTAGCTGCTGAAGGACTTCTAGAAACAACAACAGTATAG
- the fsa gene encoding fructose-6-phosphate aldolase has protein sequence MKFFIDTANLEDIAQAYDMGILDGVTTNPSLMAKENIVGDQNIKNHYAKICEIVDDKVSAEVLSTDLEGMIKEGEELAAISPKIVVKIPMIKDGLKAIKHFASKGIRTNCTLIFSAGQALLAAKAGATYVSPFIGRLDDISQDGMLLIEEIKDIFDQYPELNTEILAASVRHSMHLLKCARVGADVATCPLGVFEALLNHPLTDKGLAAFIEAAKTMQEETELA, from the coding sequence ATGAAATTCTTTATTGATACAGCCAACCTAGAAGATATTGCTCAAGCCTATGATATGGGAATCTTAGATGGTGTTACCACTAACCCTTCATTAATGGCAAAAGAAAATATCGTGGGAGATCAGAACATCAAAAATCACTATGCTAAAATCTGTGAGATTGTTGATGATAAAGTAAGTGCTGAGGTATTATCTACTGACCTTGAAGGCATGATTAAGGAAGGTGAGGAATTAGCTGCTATTTCTCCAAAAATTGTAGTGAAAATTCCTATGATTAAGGATGGATTGAAAGCAATCAAACATTTTGCTTCAAAGGGTATTCGTACCAACTGTACTTTGATCTTCTCAGCAGGTCAAGCATTATTGGCAGCAAAAGCAGGAGCCACTTATGTATCTCCATTTATTGGTCGTTTAGACGATATTTCTCAAGACGGTATGTTATTAATTGAGGAAATCAAAGACATCTTCGATCAATATCCTGAATTGAATACTGAAATTTTAGCCGCTTCAGTTCGTCATTCGATGCACTTATTAAAATGTGCTAGAGTAGGTGCAGATGTAGCTACTTGTCCTTTAGGAGTGTTCGAAGCTTTATTGAACCACCCATTAACGGACAAAGGTTTGGCCGCGTTCATCGAAGCAGCGAAGACGATGCAAGAAGAAACTGAATTAGCATAA
- a CDS encoding tetratricopeptide repeat protein yields MKLQHKLLLLFSTLLFSVAIYQSCKSTEEEQKDVAENKTELDYHHSFDLPYPDSIFVGTETCKSCHEEEYHLWKGSDHDESMKPATKEFVLGDFNNVTFVGNNVKSRFFMKGDKYYVNTQGPDGKNHDYEIKYTFGLRPLQNYMVEMERGKIQVIRETWDTEKKRWFNQHDDLDDIQHYEWLHWANGGGNWNTMCADCHSTNVRKNYDYLKDSFDTKYAIINVSCEACHGPGKEHVDFANSEEFEEKKDFVEGLFIKQFKKDEDARTLIENCAPCHSRRSQLVQNFKFEESFYDQFAPEMLREGMYYHDGQILNEVYVYGSFIQSKMYHEGVKCTDCHDPHKAELKFKDLNQVCAQCHETSEYEVKAHTKHSLTDNVRCVDCHMVGEVYMGNDYRRDHSFRTPRPDLSLKYAETPNACNQCHTDKSVKWADAEYKKMYGEYKHDWRDTLALGRNYDPQYISDLKEMVTEQKAPFIARSTALYYLARTPGEGAIDAVMAGLKDPEPMVRTTAIQNLSQLSLDERVSILSPYLNDDVRGVRVAAAIALGDADENRFKGKWKVAFDKATEEMFHYFRQAKDFREGPFGEGQYWERRKEYNKAIECYRSSLKFDTLMNEARLSLARIYSIKGDTKNAELELNNAIKSDPNSADAYYSKGLLYAETKEWEKSAISLRKASEINPQNSRAFYNLGLVLQQQGKLLEAEKTYLLGLKYTKEDPSLRYALAALYEQTGQKQKAQLYWQWLRARFPNDPRFQ; encoded by the coding sequence ATGAAACTTCAACACAAATTATTATTACTTTTTTCTACGCTGTTATTTTCAGTTGCCATATACCAGAGTTGTAAATCAACTGAAGAGGAACAGAAAGATGTCGCTGAAAATAAAACAGAATTAGATTACCATCATTCTTTCGATTTACCGTATCCGGATTCTATTTTTGTAGGAACAGAAACGTGTAAATCTTGTCATGAAGAAGAGTATCACTTATGGAAAGGAAGTGACCACGACGAGTCGATGAAACCTGCTACAAAAGAATTTGTATTGGGCGATTTTAATAATGTGACTTTCGTAGGCAATAATGTGAAGTCTCGTTTCTTTATGAAAGGAGATAAATATTATGTCAACACTCAAGGACCTGACGGAAAAAATCATGATTACGAAATCAAATATACTTTTGGATTGAGACCGCTTCAGAACTACATGGTAGAAATGGAGAGAGGAAAAATTCAAGTGATTCGTGAAACATGGGATACAGAGAAGAAAAGATGGTTCAATCAGCACGACGACCTAGACGATATACAACACTATGAATGGCTACATTGGGCCAATGGTGGAGGTAACTGGAATACGATGTGTGCCGATTGTCACTCTACAAACGTGAGGAAAAACTACGATTACCTAAAAGATTCTTTCGATACAAAATATGCTATCATCAACGTAAGTTGTGAGGCTTGTCACGGTCCTGGTAAGGAACACGTTGACTTTGCTAATTCAGAAGAATTTGAGGAAAAGAAAGATTTTGTTGAAGGATTATTTATCAAGCAATTTAAAAAGGATGAGGATGCTAGAACGCTTATCGAAAACTGTGCACCTTGTCACTCAAGAAGATCTCAATTAGTACAAAACTTCAAATTTGAAGAAAGCTTCTACGATCAGTTTGCCCCAGAAATGCTAAGAGAAGGAATGTATTATCATGATGGACAAATCTTGAATGAGGTATACGTTTACGGTTCTTTCATTCAGTCTAAAATGTATCATGAAGGAGTGAAATGTACCGATTGTCATGATCCACATAAAGCAGAGTTGAAATTCAAAGACCTAAATCAGGTTTGTGCACAATGTCACGAAACATCAGAATATGAAGTGAAAGCACATACGAAACACTCACTAACTGATAATGTAAGATGTGTAGATTGTCATATGGTTGGTGAAGTATATATGGGGAATGACTACCGTCGTGACCATAGTTTCAGAACACCAAGACCTGATCTTAGTTTAAAATATGCAGAAACACCAAATGCTTGTAACCAATGCCACACTGACAAATCGGTAAAATGGGCAGATGCGGAATACAAGAAAATGTACGGAGAATATAAGCACGATTGGAGAGATACATTGGCTTTAGGTCGTAACTACGATCCTCAATATATTTCTGATCTAAAAGAAATGGTGACTGAACAAAAAGCACCATTTATTGCAAGATCAACAGCATTGTATTACTTAGCAAGAACTCCAGGTGAAGGAGCAATTGATGCAGTTATGGCAGGGTTGAAAGATCCAGAACCAATGGTAAGAACAACTGCTATCCAAAACTTATCGCAATTATCATTAGACGAAAGAGTATCTATCTTAAGTCCTTATTTAAATGATGACGTAAGAGGTGTAAGAGTAGCAGCAGCGATTGCTTTAGGAGATGCAGATGAGAATCGTTTCAAAGGTAAATGGAAAGTAGCATTTGATAAAGCCACTGAGGAAATGTTCCACTACTTCCGTCAGGCAAAAGATTTCCGTGAAGGCCCATTCGGCGAAGGTCAATATTGGGAAAGAAGAAAAGAATACAATAAAGCCATCGAATGCTACCGTTCATCATTGAAGTTCGATACTTTAATGAACGAAGCAAGATTAAGCTTAGCACGTATCTATTCTATCAAAGGAGATACTAAGAATGCCGAGTTAGAATTAAATAACGCCATCAAGTCAGATCCAAACTCTGCCGATGCTTACTATTCTAAAGGCCTTTTATACGCAGAAACAAAAGAGTGGGAGAAATCAGCAATTTCATTAAGAAAGGCATCAGAAATTAACCCACAAAACTCAAGAGCCTTCTATAACTTAGGTTTGGTACTTCAGCAACAAGGTAAACTACTTGAGGCAGAAAAGACCTACCTATTAGGATTGAAATATACGAAGGAAGATCCTTCATTAAGATATGCACTAGCGGCACTTTACGAACAGACAGGTCAGAAACAAAAAGCACAATTGTACTGGCAATGGCTGAGAGCCCGCTTCCCTAACGATCCAAGATTTCAGTAA